In Cydia strobilella chromosome 6, ilCydStro3.1, whole genome shotgun sequence, one DNA window encodes the following:
- the LOC134742054 gene encoding uncharacterized protein LOC134742054 isoform X3 — MGAYLSEPVTEKISSDESNSKLECGASSMQGWRVNQEDAHNTVLDFDEHTSLFAVYDGHGGAEVATYCSKNLPECIKNTEAYKNGDMTKALEDAFLGFDANIATKEVMAVLKELAGEINPPGPSDNEESEDENVSNLYQEAHLPLQEVLAKYENKLSSLHRARLGDTATPLSPCLRAKKNPDEAGGSGLGASSSSAPASGSSTAAEEDPSCSNPEEAKPDEDTGGVSSTNSNDQDKDVNGEVSTSDSAKESMEVDKSTAPDSSADNCTQPNQSEDAKPSNGGDVCNGEVPDSKQGDGEESNITSSNGSTSPQKGKNKAKLSPVSSTDKVPERPKKSKLRRAAAAVYETLMRQAAAEDDDESDSNDETFEGGEINSSDEENVNGVEDSSNEGEEEEEDEEDYDAESSDEDVEEDLSMTEEPGNDSGCTAVVALLKGNELYVANAGDSRCIICREGKAIDMSIDHKPEDAPELERITKAGGKVSNDGRINGGLNLSRAIGDHSYKQNKELDAKEQMITALPDVKTLTIDPIKDQFMVLACDGIWNFMSSQDVCDFILPRLAEGRERLSQICEEMFDHCLAPSTMGDGTGCDNMTAMIVRFKDGPVGAADVAQADVAQADVAQADVVQADAAQAEGRKRAADDDDQPDSKRQKTDDDSSQVTSSV, encoded by the exons ATGGGTGCATATTTATCAGAACCGGTTACTGAAAAAATTTCTAGCGATGAATCAAATAGTAAACTTGAGTGCGGGGCAAGCTCCATGCAGGGATGGCGTGTCAATCAGGAG GATGCACACAATACAGTGTTAGATTTCGATGAACATACATCTCTATTCGCTGTATACGATGGCCACGGGGGCGCGGAAGTGGCAACCTATTGCTCCAAGAATCTCCCGGAATGTATTAAGAATACAGAGGCATACAAAAATGGGGACATGACAAAGGCGCTGGAAGATGCATTCTTGGGATTTGATGCCAACATTGCTACCAAAGAGGTTATGGCTGTGTTGAAGGAATTGGCAG GTGAAATCAATCCACCAGGACCTAGCGATAATGAGGAATCCGAAGATGAAAATGTTAGCAACTTATACCAAGAAGCACATCTTCCTCTCCAG GAAGTGCTAGCTAAATACGAGAACAAGTTGAGCTCCCTGCATCGTGCCCGGCTCGGTGACACCGCCACGCCGCTCTCCCCGTGTCTGCGCGCCAAGAAGAACCCTGATGAGGCTGGGGGATCAG GTCTCGGAGCGTCGAGCTCTAGCGCCCCCGCCTCCGGCTCAAGCACTGCTGCAGAGGAAGATCCGTCATGCTCCAACCCTGAAGAAGCCAAACCTGACGAGGACACTGGAGGCGTGTCCTCGACGAACTCCAATGACCAAGATAAAGACGTCAATGGCGAG GTTTCAACAAGCGACTCCGCAAAAGAGTCCATGGAAGTAGACAAATCCACAGCTCCCGACAGCTCCGCCGACAACTGCACACAGCCCAACCAGAGCGAGGACGCCAAGCCCAGCAACGGCGGTGACGTTTGCAATGGAGAAGTCCCGGATTCCAAGCAGGGAGATGGAGAAGAGAGTAATATTACGTCTTCGAATGGCTCCACGTCGCCGCAAAAGGGGAAGAATAAAG cCAAACTGTCACCCGTTTCAAGCACAGACAAAGTACCCGAGAGGCCTAAGAAGTCCAAgctccgccgcgccgccgccgccgtctaCGAAACCCTGATGCGGCAGGCCGCGGCGGAAGATGATGACGAGAGCGACTCCAATGATGAGACCTTCGAGGGTGGGGAGATCAACTCTTCTGATGAAGAGAATGTCAATGGTGTTGAGGATTCTTCTAATGAAG GCGAAGAGGAGGAAGAGGACGAGGAGGATTACGACGCAGAATCCAGTGACGAAGATGTTGAGGAGGATCTCTCCATGACGGAGGAGCCCGGCAACGACAGCGGCTGCACTGCTGTGGTGGCGTTACTCAAAG GTAATGAGCTGTACGTCGCGAACGCTGGGGACTCCCGCTGTATCATCTGCAGAGAAGGCAAAGCCATCGACATGTCCATAGATCACAAACCTGAAGACGCTCCCGAACTGGAGCGAATCACAAAAGCGGGCGGCAAAGTCTCCAACGACGGACGCATTAACGGCGGCCTCAACCTCTCAAGAGCCATCGGCGACCACTCTTACAAGCAGAACAAGGAATTGGACGCCAAAGAGCAAATGATCACGGCTCTGCCAGACGTTAAAACGTTAACCATCGACCCCATCAAGGACCAGTTCATGGTTCTGGCTTGCGACGGAATATGGAACTTCATGTCTAGTCAAGATGTATGCGATTTCATTCTACCGAGGTTGGCGGAAGGGAGGGAGCGGTTATCTCAAATTTGTGAGGAG ATGTTCGATCACTGCCTGGCGCCGAGCACGATGGGCGACGGCACCGGCTGCGACAACATGACGGCCATGATCGTGCGCTTCAAGGACGGGCCGGTGGGCGCG GCCGACGTGGCGCAGGCCGACGTGGCGCAGGCCGACGTGGCGCAGGCCGACGTGGTGCAGGCCGACGCGGCGCAGGCCGAGGGCCGCAAGCGCGCCGCCGACGACGACGACCAGCCCGACTCTAAGCGACAGAAGACCGACGACGACAGCTCGCAAGTGACGTCCAGTGTGTAA
- the LOC134742055 gene encoding BTB/POZ domain-containing adapter for CUL3-mediated RhoA degradation protein 3 — MSGDHKTLIKGSPSQYVKLNVGGTLFYTTIGTLTKSDNMLRTMFSGRMEVLTDSEGWILIDRCGKHFGTILNYLRDGTVALPDTYREIMELLAEAKYFLIEELTESCQQALQKKEREAEPICRVPLITSHKEEQLLIMSTSKPVVKLLINRHNNKYSYTNTSDDNLLKNIELFDKLSLRFSGRVLFIKDVIGSNEICCWSFFGHGKKCAEVCCTSIVYATDKKHTKVEFPEARIYEESLGILLYESRNGPDQDLIQATSSRGAVGGLSCTSDEEEERSGLARLRSNKQNNQS, encoded by the exons ATGTCGGGTGACCACAAAACCTTGATAAAAGGGAGCCCATCCCAATACGTGAAACTAAATGTGGGCGGGACGTTATTTTATACCACCATCGGAACTCTAACGAAGAGTGATAACATGCTCAGAACTATGTTTAGTGGCAGGATGGAAGTGCTTACTGACTCGGAgg gcTGGATATTGATTGATCGTTGCGGGAAGCATTTCGGTACAATACTGAATTACCTGCGTGATGGCACTGTGGCGCTGCCAGACACCTACCGTGAGATCATGGAGCTATTGGCCGAAGCCAAGTACTTCCTCATTGAAGAGCTGACCGAGTCCTGCCAGCAAGCATTGCAGAAGAAAGAAAGGGAGGCTGAACCTATATGCAGAGTGCCCCTCATCACATCCCACAAGGAGGAGCAGCTTCTTATCATGTCTACTTCTAAG CCTGTTGTGAAGCTACTAATAAATCGTCATAACAACAAGTACTCCTACACAAATACGTCTGACGATAACCTGCTGAAGAACATTGAACTGTTCGACAAACTCTCACTACGCTTTAGTGGAAGAGTGCTCTTCATCAAAGATGTCATCGGCTCAAACGAGATATGTTGCTGGTCATTCTTCGGACACGGCAAGAAATGTGCCGAGGTGTGCTGCACATCCATTGTCTATGCAACTGATAAGAAGCACACAAAAGTAGAATTCCCGGAGGCTAGGATTTATGAGGAATCCCTTGGCattttgttgtatgagagccggAACGGGCCTGATCAGGACTTGATACAAGCGACGTCGTCGCGGGGCGCGGTCGGCGGCCTGTCGTGCACCAGCGACGAGGAGGAAGAGCGCTCCGGGCTCGCGCGACTCAGATCAAATAAGCAGAATAATCAGTCTTAG
- the LOC134742057 gene encoding intraflagellar transport protein 20 homolog B-like: MAEELQKAHLYYDDINKIRVLESTILKETEDVRDTCQDYETKIQDFGKIINSLLAMLTELGENVEKQKMAAIGSMNLLQSIAKERETEQAKLQAQINEKTIILEQLDSEYDALQILEATQMETVEYLTQLR; the protein is encoded by the exons ATGGCAGAAGAACTGCAAAAAGCTCATCTCTATTAcgatgatataaataaaattagggtATTAGAATCTACAATACTAAAAGAGACGGAAGATGTGAGAGATACTTGCCAAGATTATGAGACTA AGATACAAGATTTTGGTAAGATCATCAATTCTCTGCTGGCCATGCTCACGGAACTTGGCGAGAACGTAGAGAAACAGAAAATGGCTGCGATTGGTTCAATGAATCTTCTACAATCAATTGCTAAAGAAAGGGAAACTGAACAAGCCAAATTACAA GCTCAGATAAATGAAAAAACGATCATTCTCGAGCAATTGGACAGTGAATATGACGCCCTTCAGATTCTCGAGGCGACACAAATGGAAACTGTCGAATATTTAACGCAACTACGATAG
- the LOC134742054 gene encoding uncharacterized protein LOC134742054 isoform X1 has protein sequence MGAYLSEPVTEKISSDESNSKLECGASSMQGWRVNQEDAHNTVLDFDEHTSLFAVYDGHGGAEVATYCSKNLPECIKNTEAYKNGDMTKALEDAFLGFDANIATKEVMAVLKELAGEINPPGPSDNEESEDENVSNLYQEAHLPLQEVLAKYENKLSSLHRARLGDTATPLSPCLRAKKNPDEAGGSGLGASSSSAPASGSSTAAEEDPSCSNPEEAKPDEDTGGVSSTNSNDQDKDVNGEVSTSDSAKESMEVDKSTAPDSSADNCTQPNQSEDAKPSNGGDVCNGEVPDSKQGDGEESNITSSNGSTSPQKGKNKAKLSPVSSTDKVPERPKKSKLRRAAAAVYETLMRQAAAEDDDESDSNDETFEGGEINSSDEENVNGVEDSSNEGEEEEEDEEDYDAESSDEDVEEDLSMTEEPGNDSGCTAVVALLKGNELYVANAGDSRCIICREGKAIDMSIDHKPEDAPELERITKAGGKVSNDGRINGGLNLSRAIGDHSYKQNKELDAKEQMITALPDVKTLTIDPIKDQFMVLACDGIWNFMSSQDVCDFILPRLAEGRERLSQICEEMFDHCLAPSTMGDGTGCDNMTAMIVRFKDGPVGAADVAQADVAQAGVAQADVAQADVAQADVAQADVVQADAAQAEGRKRAADDDDQPDSKRQKTDDDSSQVTSSV, from the exons ATGGGTGCATATTTATCAGAACCGGTTACTGAAAAAATTTCTAGCGATGAATCAAATAGTAAACTTGAGTGCGGGGCAAGCTCCATGCAGGGATGGCGTGTCAATCAGGAG GATGCACACAATACAGTGTTAGATTTCGATGAACATACATCTCTATTCGCTGTATACGATGGCCACGGGGGCGCGGAAGTGGCAACCTATTGCTCCAAGAATCTCCCGGAATGTATTAAGAATACAGAGGCATACAAAAATGGGGACATGACAAAGGCGCTGGAAGATGCATTCTTGGGATTTGATGCCAACATTGCTACCAAAGAGGTTATGGCTGTGTTGAAGGAATTGGCAG GTGAAATCAATCCACCAGGACCTAGCGATAATGAGGAATCCGAAGATGAAAATGTTAGCAACTTATACCAAGAAGCACATCTTCCTCTCCAG GAAGTGCTAGCTAAATACGAGAACAAGTTGAGCTCCCTGCATCGTGCCCGGCTCGGTGACACCGCCACGCCGCTCTCCCCGTGTCTGCGCGCCAAGAAGAACCCTGATGAGGCTGGGGGATCAG GTCTCGGAGCGTCGAGCTCTAGCGCCCCCGCCTCCGGCTCAAGCACTGCTGCAGAGGAAGATCCGTCATGCTCCAACCCTGAAGAAGCCAAACCTGACGAGGACACTGGAGGCGTGTCCTCGACGAACTCCAATGACCAAGATAAAGACGTCAATGGCGAG GTTTCAACAAGCGACTCCGCAAAAGAGTCCATGGAAGTAGACAAATCCACAGCTCCCGACAGCTCCGCCGACAACTGCACACAGCCCAACCAGAGCGAGGACGCCAAGCCCAGCAACGGCGGTGACGTTTGCAATGGAGAAGTCCCGGATTCCAAGCAGGGAGATGGAGAAGAGAGTAATATTACGTCTTCGAATGGCTCCACGTCGCCGCAAAAGGGGAAGAATAAAG cCAAACTGTCACCCGTTTCAAGCACAGACAAAGTACCCGAGAGGCCTAAGAAGTCCAAgctccgccgcgccgccgccgccgtctaCGAAACCCTGATGCGGCAGGCCGCGGCGGAAGATGATGACGAGAGCGACTCCAATGATGAGACCTTCGAGGGTGGGGAGATCAACTCTTCTGATGAAGAGAATGTCAATGGTGTTGAGGATTCTTCTAATGAAG GCGAAGAGGAGGAAGAGGACGAGGAGGATTACGACGCAGAATCCAGTGACGAAGATGTTGAGGAGGATCTCTCCATGACGGAGGAGCCCGGCAACGACAGCGGCTGCACTGCTGTGGTGGCGTTACTCAAAG GTAATGAGCTGTACGTCGCGAACGCTGGGGACTCCCGCTGTATCATCTGCAGAGAAGGCAAAGCCATCGACATGTCCATAGATCACAAACCTGAAGACGCTCCCGAACTGGAGCGAATCACAAAAGCGGGCGGCAAAGTCTCCAACGACGGACGCATTAACGGCGGCCTCAACCTCTCAAGAGCCATCGGCGACCACTCTTACAAGCAGAACAAGGAATTGGACGCCAAAGAGCAAATGATCACGGCTCTGCCAGACGTTAAAACGTTAACCATCGACCCCATCAAGGACCAGTTCATGGTTCTGGCTTGCGACGGAATATGGAACTTCATGTCTAGTCAAGATGTATGCGATTTCATTCTACCGAGGTTGGCGGAAGGGAGGGAGCGGTTATCTCAAATTTGTGAGGAG ATGTTCGATCACTGCCTGGCGCCGAGCACGATGGGCGACGGCACCGGCTGCGACAACATGACGGCCATGATCGTGCGCTTCAAGGACGGGCCGGTGGGCGCGGCCGACGTGGCGCAGGCCGACGTGGCGCAGGCCGGCGTGGCGCAGGCCGACGTGGCGCAGGCCGACGTGGCGCAGGCCGACGTGGCGCAGGCCGACGTGGTGCAGGCCGACGCGGCGCAGGCCGAGGGCCGCAAGCGCGCCGCCGACGACGACGACCAGCCCGACTCTAAGCGACAGAAGACCGACGACGACAGCTCGCAAGTGACGTCCAGTGTGTAA
- the LOC134742052 gene encoding organic cation transporter protein, which translates to MDTVYDRALSEVGDNGLFQKKFDLVYNIVLPFFWMMSYNSLLFVLATIPHSCELPEKPRNVSELAWKSKYIPTFQDTIGRSKFNDCSIYINPDVNNETRNCVKYAYDKTWYESTVASDNNWVCDNELYVANVFSISRFGEIAGALIFGWFGDVYGRRMTYIISLALIVVGRIVSLLGSNYFIFFVSGALVTCLSTWTVVQSSYIISMEMSAPDRRAVVTTLRNTSLSVGMCVLPLLYWWLRDWKILMSITTSSQLLFMFFSWNIIESPRWSWISGKIDDCIVHLQRIAVTNKTTLSPEIENEIRRTPPIGKIQSLGVFALFTHWRLATHTILQLVISLIVTLTYTILLFTPGEKSGGNPFLEASWQAFAEFPGYFLGALLTERIGRRYTGAISFSISALMWTIVAIRENNSNGWIQSHWVGTSLFFTNRLFITSTYYTISMFNMELYPTCLRQSGISLGNVISSGGAAIAPYVLYLGRHVDSRWPGLLLAGVSLVGVTSYLLLPETLNAKLPETIEDAQNFGKKYTLLSKLSLRKQEDITVE; encoded by the exons ATGGATACTGTGTATGATCGTGCATTATCAGAAGTTGGGGACAATGGTCTATTTCAAAAAAAGTTTGACTTGGTTTATAATATAGTACTTCCATTTTTTTGGATGATGTCGTATAATAGCTTATTATTTGTTTTGGCTACTATTCCACATTCTTGTGAGCTTCCAGAAAAACCTAGAAATGTGAGTGAACTTGCATGGAAATCGAAATATATACCCAC GTTTCAGGACACAATAGGAAGAAGCAAATTCAATGATTGTTCAATTTACATTAATCCTGACGTAAACAATGAAACGAGAA aTTGTGTGAAATATGCATATGATAAAACTTGGTATGAATCCACGGTAGCTTCCGATAATAACTGGGTTTGTGATAATGAGCTCTATGTGGCAAATGTTTTCTCAATCAGCAGATTTGGAGAAATAGCTGGAGCTTTGATTTTCGGTTGGTTTGGAGACGT ATACGGACGTCGAATGACTTATATAATTTCCTTGGCTTTAATAGTTGTTGGAAGGATTGTCTCGCTTTTGGgaagtaattatttcattttctttgtAAGTGGCGCTCTGGTCACATGCTTATCAACATGGACAGTTGTACAAAGTTCATATATAATATCTATGGAAATGTCAGCACCAGATCGACGGGCCGTAGTCACCACTCTTCGAAATACATCGCTTAGTGTAGGCATGTGCGTGCTGCCGTTATTGTATTGGTGGCTTAGAGACTGGAAAATATTAATGTCTATTACCACATCGTCGCAAttactttttatgtttttttcttg GAACATTATAGAATCTCCTCGGTGGTCGTGGATTTCGGGCAAAATAGATGATTGTATTGTCCATCTTCAGCGGATTGCTGTTACGAATAAGACTACGTTAAGTCCTGAAATTGAGAACGAAATACGAAGAACACCACCAATTGGGAAAATTCAGTCACTAGGCGTGTTCGCTCTGTTTACTCATTGGAGACTGGCTACGCATACCATTTTACAATTAGTTATATC ATTGATTGTAACCTTAACGTACACAATTCTTCTTTTCACCCCTGGTGAGAAGTCCGGCGGCAATCCGTTTTTGGAAGCCTCTTGGCAAGCTTTTGCAGAGTTTCCTGGATACTTTCTAGGCGCCTTGCTAACAGAGCGTATTGGGCGCCGTTACACGGGTGCTATTTCCTTTAGCATTTCGGCTCTTATGTGGACCATAGTCGCAATTCGCGAAAATA ATTCAAATGGATGGATCCAAAGTCATTGGGTTGGaacttcattattttttacaaaccgGTTATTTATTACATCTACGTATTACACTATTAGTATGTTTAATATGGAATTGTATCCCACGTGTCTGAGGCAATCTGGGATTTCATTGGGAAATGTTATATCTAGTGGAGGTGCAGCTATTGCGCCGTACGTTTTATACTTG GGACGCCACGTAGATTCAAGGTGGCCGGGATTACTATTAGCTGGGGTCTCTTTAGTTGGAGTTACTAGTTATCTACTGCTTCCAGAAACCTTAAACGCAAAACTTCCAGAAACTATTGAAGACGCgcaaaattttggaaaaaaatacaccCTGTTATCAAAACTGTCATTGAGGAAGCAAGAAGACATTACTGTTGAATAA
- the LOC134742054 gene encoding uncharacterized protein LOC134742054 isoform X2 gives MGAYLSEPVTEKISSDESNSKLECGASSMQGWRVNQEDAHNTVLDFDEHTSLFAVYDGHGGAEVATYCSKNLPECIKNTEAYKNGDMTKALEDAFLGFDANIATKEVMAVLKELAGEINPPGPSDNEESEDENVSNLYQEAHLPLQEVLAKYENKLSSLHRARLGDTATPLSPCLRAKKNPDEAGGSGLGASSSSAPASGSSTAAEEDPSCSNPEEAKPDEDTGGVSSTNSNDQDKDVNGEVSTSDSAKESMEVDKSTAPDSSADNCTQPNQSEDAKPSNGGDVCNGEVPDSKQGDGEESNITSSNGSTSPQKGKNKAKLSPVSSTDKVPERPKKSKLRRAAAAVYETLMRQAAAEDDDESDSNDETFEGGEINSSDEENVNGVEDSSNEGEEEEEDEEDYDAESSDEDVEEDLSMTEEPGNDSGCTAVVALLKGNELYVANAGDSRCIICREGKAIDMSIDHKPEDAPELERITKAGGKVSNDGRINGGLNLSRAIGDHSYKQNKELDAKEQMITALPDVKTLTIDPIKDQFMVLACDGIWNFMSSQDVCDFILPRLAEGRERLSQICEEMFDHCLAPSTMGDGTGCDNMTAMIVRFKDGPVGAADVAQADVAQAGVAQADVAQADVAQADGRKRAADDDDQPDSKRQKTDDDSSQVTSSV, from the exons ATGGGTGCATATTTATCAGAACCGGTTACTGAAAAAATTTCTAGCGATGAATCAAATAGTAAACTTGAGTGCGGGGCAAGCTCCATGCAGGGATGGCGTGTCAATCAGGAG GATGCACACAATACAGTGTTAGATTTCGATGAACATACATCTCTATTCGCTGTATACGATGGCCACGGGGGCGCGGAAGTGGCAACCTATTGCTCCAAGAATCTCCCGGAATGTATTAAGAATACAGAGGCATACAAAAATGGGGACATGACAAAGGCGCTGGAAGATGCATTCTTGGGATTTGATGCCAACATTGCTACCAAAGAGGTTATGGCTGTGTTGAAGGAATTGGCAG GTGAAATCAATCCACCAGGACCTAGCGATAATGAGGAATCCGAAGATGAAAATGTTAGCAACTTATACCAAGAAGCACATCTTCCTCTCCAG GAAGTGCTAGCTAAATACGAGAACAAGTTGAGCTCCCTGCATCGTGCCCGGCTCGGTGACACCGCCACGCCGCTCTCCCCGTGTCTGCGCGCCAAGAAGAACCCTGATGAGGCTGGGGGATCAG GTCTCGGAGCGTCGAGCTCTAGCGCCCCCGCCTCCGGCTCAAGCACTGCTGCAGAGGAAGATCCGTCATGCTCCAACCCTGAAGAAGCCAAACCTGACGAGGACACTGGAGGCGTGTCCTCGACGAACTCCAATGACCAAGATAAAGACGTCAATGGCGAG GTTTCAACAAGCGACTCCGCAAAAGAGTCCATGGAAGTAGACAAATCCACAGCTCCCGACAGCTCCGCCGACAACTGCACACAGCCCAACCAGAGCGAGGACGCCAAGCCCAGCAACGGCGGTGACGTTTGCAATGGAGAAGTCCCGGATTCCAAGCAGGGAGATGGAGAAGAGAGTAATATTACGTCTTCGAATGGCTCCACGTCGCCGCAAAAGGGGAAGAATAAAG cCAAACTGTCACCCGTTTCAAGCACAGACAAAGTACCCGAGAGGCCTAAGAAGTCCAAgctccgccgcgccgccgccgccgtctaCGAAACCCTGATGCGGCAGGCCGCGGCGGAAGATGATGACGAGAGCGACTCCAATGATGAGACCTTCGAGGGTGGGGAGATCAACTCTTCTGATGAAGAGAATGTCAATGGTGTTGAGGATTCTTCTAATGAAG GCGAAGAGGAGGAAGAGGACGAGGAGGATTACGACGCAGAATCCAGTGACGAAGATGTTGAGGAGGATCTCTCCATGACGGAGGAGCCCGGCAACGACAGCGGCTGCACTGCTGTGGTGGCGTTACTCAAAG GTAATGAGCTGTACGTCGCGAACGCTGGGGACTCCCGCTGTATCATCTGCAGAGAAGGCAAAGCCATCGACATGTCCATAGATCACAAACCTGAAGACGCTCCCGAACTGGAGCGAATCACAAAAGCGGGCGGCAAAGTCTCCAACGACGGACGCATTAACGGCGGCCTCAACCTCTCAAGAGCCATCGGCGACCACTCTTACAAGCAGAACAAGGAATTGGACGCCAAAGAGCAAATGATCACGGCTCTGCCAGACGTTAAAACGTTAACCATCGACCCCATCAAGGACCAGTTCATGGTTCTGGCTTGCGACGGAATATGGAACTTCATGTCTAGTCAAGATGTATGCGATTTCATTCTACCGAGGTTGGCGGAAGGGAGGGAGCGGTTATCTCAAATTTGTGAGGAG ATGTTCGATCACTGCCTGGCGCCGAGCACGATGGGCGACGGCACCGGCTGCGACAACATGACGGCCATGATCGTGCGCTTCAAGGACGGGCCGGTGGGCGCGGCCGACGTGGCGCAGGCCGACGTGGCGCAGGCCGGCGTGGCGCAGGCCGACGTGGCGCAGGCCGACGTGGCGCAGGCCGAC GGCCGCAAGCGCGCCGCCGACGACGACGACCAGCCCGACTCTAAGCGACAGAAGACCGACGACGACAGCTCGCAAGTGACGTCCAGTGTGTAA